A single genomic interval of Aureliella helgolandensis harbors:
- a CDS encoding polyphosphate polymerase domain-containing protein has protein sequence MIASMMHSADSLGLTSLAQRRIELKYTVDARLASEVQQWAREHLEADEHCSPQSLDSYEVSTLYFDSPALDIYHRTPQSDISKRRIRRYGAESTLWLEVKSKKQNVVKKRRSAIAAEQLQPLAVATQESRLESEGEEWDWFAQLLIEKQLQPMVLVHYRRFARARCADGESLRLTIDTHMQASTCREWNVHHRGASPAYDLGDTQILELKFNNNMPFLFKQLLQAFPILSANFSKYRTAVGKCEIASAPLLGRDTDA, from the coding sequence ATGATTGCAAGCATGATGCACTCAGCAGACTCCCTCGGACTTACGAGCCTCGCTCAACGCAGGATTGAATTAAAGTACACGGTCGACGCTCGCCTGGCGTCTGAAGTTCAGCAATGGGCGCGTGAGCATTTGGAAGCTGACGAGCACTGCAGCCCGCAGAGTCTCGACAGCTACGAGGTCAGCACCCTGTATTTCGATTCGCCCGCGTTGGATATTTACCATCGGACCCCTCAATCCGATATTTCAAAGCGACGCATTCGCCGGTATGGAGCGGAATCCACTCTGTGGCTGGAAGTTAAATCGAAAAAGCAGAACGTTGTGAAGAAGCGACGTTCTGCTATCGCGGCCGAACAACTGCAACCGCTTGCGGTAGCAACGCAAGAATCAAGGCTGGAGTCCGAGGGGGAGGAATGGGACTGGTTCGCACAACTTCTGATCGAAAAGCAGCTTCAACCGATGGTGCTTGTCCATTACCGCCGGTTTGCGCGTGCAAGGTGCGCCGACGGTGAGAGCCTGCGATTGACCATCGATACGCATATGCAGGCCAGCACTTGTCGCGAATGGAACGTCCATCACCGTGGGGCCAGCCCAGCTTATGATTTGGGCGATACGCAGATACTGGAACTGAAGTTCAATAACAATATGCCGTTTCTATTCAAGCAACTGCTGCAAGCCTTTCCAATCCTCTCCGCCAATTTTTCAAAGTATCGAACGGCTGTAGGGAAGTGTGAAATCGCTTCTGCTCCTCTGCTTGGAAGGGACACGGATGCCTGA
- a CDS encoding DUF4956 domain-containing protein produces MPEWLTVEVSATNVSLPTLVLRLTLAWLGGLIVAAIAVRHRESRTDATLSLTLVLMSILIAMATQIIGDNVARAFSLVGALSIVRFRTAVSTTRDVAFVLAAVVVGMAIGAGQYTVAALGLLIVGCATLIPMGARIREGAAQASSSPSKQGRGGSGAASPAPGEMELRLQVGLHGDQNWTEELQRRTSYCELIAAETTRKGSALEFLYRVRLLENSDAGQLVAALNCLPLVESVALKV; encoded by the coding sequence ATGCCTGAATGGCTGACAGTCGAAGTGAGTGCGACCAATGTGAGTCTGCCGACGCTTGTGCTCCGCTTGACACTGGCTTGGCTCGGTGGGCTGATTGTGGCTGCCATAGCGGTCCGGCATCGCGAGTCGCGCACCGACGCAACTTTGTCCTTGACTCTCGTGCTGATGTCGATTTTGATCGCCATGGCGACCCAGATTATCGGGGACAACGTCGCCCGAGCCTTCAGTCTGGTCGGCGCTTTGTCGATCGTGCGATTTCGGACCGCAGTGTCAACGACTCGCGATGTGGCGTTTGTGTTGGCCGCCGTGGTCGTCGGGATGGCCATCGGTGCTGGACAATATACCGTCGCCGCCCTAGGCTTGCTGATCGTCGGATGCGCAACGCTCATCCCTATGGGAGCCAGAATTCGCGAGGGTGCAGCGCAGGCTTCGAGCAGCCCATCTAAGCAGGGACGCGGCGGTAGCGGGGCCGCCTCTCCCGCACCCGGCGAAATGGAGTTGCGGCTTCAGGTCGGGCTCCATGGTGATCAGAATTGGACGGAAGAATTGCAACGGCGAACGAGCTACTGCGAATTGATCGCCGCCGAAACGACTCGCAAGGGAAGCGCTCTGGAGTTTCTGTATCGCGTGCGATTGCTGGAGAATTCCGACGCAGGACAGTTGGTCGCAGCCCTCAATTGCCTGCCTTTGGTCGAATCGGTCGCGCTCAAAGTCTAG
- the crtI gene encoding phytoene desaturase family protein, with product MPSPPHVVIVGAGPGGLASALQLAHAGTRVTILEKQAWVGGRTATFTQAGFKFDIGPTFFLYPRVLQEIFASVGLDLEAEIPMQRLDPQYRISFGGKERLDATPDIAAMEAQIAKISPADQGAFERYLTDNRQKLKYFRPILESPFNSWRDLLSKDLLNAARYLKPWRSLGRELESYFVDPRLAIAFSFQSKYLGMSPFKCPSLFSILSYLEYEHGVFHPRGGCGQVSQRMGELARERGVEIRLDEAVTGFQFSGRRPTEVITDRGRYPADAVVINADFAQAMQTLVPDSLRRRWTDRRISRKKFSCSTFMLYLGIRGQYDNLPHHTIHLADDYGRNLRQIETDFQLPDAPSFYIQNASVTDDTLAPAGHSGLYVLVPVPHMHQNVQWDAATIAKFRELTLDQLAREGLSDVRERIVTERIITPQIWEEDFGLYRGATFNLAHNLRQMLHLRPHNRFEDLENVYLTGGGTHPGSGLPVIYESSRITCRQLLPQLGLGEASR from the coding sequence ATGCCGTCCCCCCCACATGTTGTGATCGTTGGTGCTGGCCCCGGTGGGCTAGCATCTGCTCTGCAGTTGGCACACGCGGGCACACGCGTCACGATTCTAGAGAAACAAGCCTGGGTAGGAGGAAGAACCGCTACCTTCACCCAGGCTGGGTTCAAGTTTGATATTGGGCCAACCTTCTTTCTCTACCCACGCGTGTTGCAAGAAATTTTTGCATCGGTCGGGCTTGATCTCGAAGCAGAGATCCCCATGCAACGTCTCGATCCGCAGTACCGCATCAGCTTTGGTGGCAAGGAGCGATTGGATGCGACGCCGGACATCGCAGCCATGGAAGCCCAGATTGCTAAGATTTCACCGGCCGATCAAGGAGCCTTTGAGCGTTACCTGACCGACAATCGTCAAAAGCTCAAGTACTTCCGCCCCATTCTAGAGTCTCCCTTCAACAGCTGGAGAGACCTACTCTCCAAAGACCTTCTAAACGCGGCTCGGTATTTGAAGCCGTGGCGTTCCTTGGGCCGCGAACTCGAAAGCTATTTTGTTGATCCGCGGCTGGCTATCGCCTTCTCCTTTCAATCGAAGTACCTGGGGATGTCTCCCTTCAAGTGCCCCAGCCTGTTCTCGATCCTCTCGTACCTTGAATACGAACATGGGGTGTTCCATCCGCGAGGTGGTTGTGGTCAAGTCAGTCAACGCATGGGAGAATTGGCCCGCGAGCGGGGAGTCGAAATTCGACTGGATGAAGCGGTTACAGGTTTTCAATTCTCCGGACGCCGACCAACCGAGGTCATCACCGATAGGGGCCGCTATCCCGCTGATGCCGTCGTCATCAACGCCGACTTCGCCCAGGCAATGCAAACTTTAGTTCCTGACTCGCTCCGGCGGCGTTGGACCGACCGACGCATAAGCCGCAAGAAATTCTCTTGCTCCACGTTTATGCTGTATCTCGGGATTCGCGGACAGTACGACAATCTACCGCATCATACCATCCACCTTGCAGATGATTACGGACGCAATCTACGGCAGATTGAAACCGATTTCCAATTGCCCGACGCCCCCAGCTTCTACATTCAGAATGCCAGCGTAACCGACGACACTCTGGCACCGGCAGGGCACAGCGGGCTGTACGTGTTGGTCCCGGTGCCCCATATGCATCAGAATGTGCAATGGGACGCGGCTACCATCGCGAAGTTCCGCGAGCTGACCCTCGATCAACTCGCACGCGAGGGGCTGTCGGACGTTCGCGAACGCATCGTTACCGAACGCATCATCACTCCGCAGATCTGGGAGGAGGACTTTGGATTGTACCGAGGTGCCACCTTCAATCTCGCACACAACCTGCGACAAATGCTGCACCTCCGCCCCCACAATCGCTTCGAAGACCTAGAAAACGTGTACCTGACGGGCGGGGGAACCCATCCCGGCAGCGGGCTGCCCGTTATCTATGAATCTTCGCGAATTACCTGTCGCCAGCTGCTCCCCCAGCTCGGTTTAGGCGAAGCTTCGCGATAG
- a CDS encoding fumarylacetoacetate hydrolase family protein, translating to MFQLIRFQVPGQAESWGMQSDEGMRDLGRSFPEVGTLLEAIGQWDSLRPRIEAALKDAPLAPAGARLLCPVPPHGKTICIGLNYRDHALESGMDIPSEPVVFNKLPGALCGPNDEVPLPSCSSKVDYEAELVMVIGKRAWQVSEADAADYIFGYTCGHDVSARDWQLGRPGGQWLLGKSFPNFAPIGPAIVPSEFVPQPTNLPISLRINGETLQDSSTKQLIFNPNELVAFLSQCCVLEPGDVIFTGTPPGVGAARKPPRFLAAGDVVEVEIKGIGVLTNRFVPG from the coding sequence ATGTTTCAATTGATACGTTTCCAAGTTCCTGGGCAAGCTGAATCTTGGGGCATGCAGAGCGACGAAGGCATGCGGGATTTGGGGCGTAGTTTTCCTGAGGTCGGTACCTTGCTGGAAGCCATCGGCCAGTGGGATTCCCTGCGTCCAAGGATCGAAGCGGCGCTCAAGGATGCGCCCCTTGCTCCTGCTGGCGCCCGTTTACTGTGTCCCGTTCCTCCGCATGGCAAGACAATCTGCATTGGATTGAACTATCGGGATCATGCCCTCGAAAGCGGCATGGACATCCCCAGTGAACCCGTGGTGTTCAACAAGCTGCCCGGTGCCTTGTGTGGTCCTAACGACGAGGTGCCGCTGCCGAGCTGCAGTTCTAAAGTCGATTATGAAGCCGAGCTGGTCATGGTCATCGGCAAACGAGCCTGGCAAGTTAGCGAGGCCGACGCAGCTGACTACATTTTCGGCTACACATGTGGACACGATGTTTCCGCACGTGACTGGCAATTGGGGCGCCCCGGAGGACAGTGGTTGCTAGGAAAAAGCTTTCCGAACTTTGCACCGATCGGGCCAGCGATCGTGCCTTCGGAATTCGTGCCACAGCCAACAAATTTGCCCATCTCGCTGCGAATCAATGGAGAGACACTCCAAGATTCTTCCACGAAACAGCTGATTTTCAATCCGAATGAATTGGTAGCGTTTCTTTCACAGTGCTGTGTGCTGGAACCGGGAGACGTTATCTTTACCGGGACGCCTCCGGGAGTCGGGGCGGCTCGCAAGCCTCCACGCTTCCTGGCTGCGGGCGACGTGGTGGAAGTCGAGATTAAGGGGATTGGAGTACTCACCAATCGCTTTGTCCCAGGATGA
- a CDS encoding FdhF/YdeP family oxidoreductase has protein sequence MSGIPATPNVVASPIPTSHGEIWLLPDDSGDDLTQKPPKQKASGLSAVVTSLRYAWGEAGLVRGTLPLLQVNQKDGFDCPGCAWPDPDGKRSSFDFCENGAKAVAHEIDTRTVTADFFRKHSVAELSAHTDYWLEQQGRLTEPMILRPGATHYEPIAWEDAYAVIANELHSLASPDRAAFYTSGKATNEAAFAYQLFARQYGTNNLPDCSNMCHESSGRALTKMIGIGKGTVKLEDFGKAELVFVLGQNPGTNHPRQLTALQESKRNGAKIIAINPLPEAGLMGFMNPQEISGMLGVATQLCDLFLQVKINGDIPLLKGIMKQLLEWDDAQPGSAIDHDFIAQYSSGAEELLTDLRAADWDTLVERSGIDRESIRTAADWTRSTEKIIICWCLGITQHTNGTQNVCELMNLLLLRGAIGKPGAGPCCVRGHSNVQGDRTMGVWEQPTQALLDQLQTVFDFEPPRHAGFDSQRTSLALHRGDIDVFVSLGGNFLMALPDTRFAAEGLAKTRLNVRIGTKLNRADLVAGAQSLLLPCLGRTEVDLRQSSTADGQQAQFTSTENSMGVVQSSRGRLKPAASGLRNEVAIICEMAAAVVGDRAKNDWRAWADNYDLIRDGIASTIGGCQGYNEKVRQPGGFYLPNAARERVFNTPTGKANFTVNPVPEETLLPNQFAMTTVRSHDQFNTTIYGKHDRYRGIFNARRVVMMNAADMQALGLSAREKINVTSHHQGETRVLLDFQAVEYPIPRRCVAMYYPEANPLIPMGSTDASSNCPSFKHTAVTIEKAAGK, from the coding sequence ATGTCCGGCATACCTGCGACTCCCAATGTTGTTGCCTCCCCGATCCCAACATCCCATGGCGAAATTTGGTTGTTACCCGATGATTCCGGTGATGACCTTACTCAAAAACCTCCCAAGCAGAAGGCGTCTGGACTCTCCGCGGTAGTCACGAGCTTGCGCTACGCTTGGGGTGAGGCAGGTTTGGTCCGCGGCACGCTGCCCCTCCTGCAAGTGAATCAGAAGGATGGATTCGACTGTCCAGGTTGCGCATGGCCCGATCCGGATGGCAAGCGATCCTCGTTCGATTTCTGCGAAAACGGTGCCAAAGCGGTCGCCCATGAAATCGATACGCGAACCGTGACGGCCGATTTCTTCCGAAAGCACTCGGTCGCAGAGCTATCTGCGCACACCGATTATTGGCTTGAACAGCAGGGACGGCTGACGGAGCCCATGATCCTTCGCCCAGGGGCGACACATTATGAACCCATTGCGTGGGAAGACGCCTATGCGGTCATCGCCAACGAACTCCACTCACTCGCCTCGCCCGACCGCGCTGCCTTTTACACATCCGGCAAAGCGACCAACGAAGCTGCCTTTGCCTACCAATTGTTCGCGCGGCAATACGGCACCAACAACTTGCCGGATTGTTCCAACATGTGCCATGAATCCAGCGGCCGAGCCCTGACCAAGATGATCGGCATCGGCAAGGGTACCGTCAAGCTCGAAGATTTCGGCAAGGCCGAATTGGTTTTCGTCCTCGGCCAGAACCCGGGCACCAATCACCCGCGGCAGTTGACCGCCCTTCAAGAATCGAAACGCAATGGAGCGAAAATCATTGCGATCAATCCGCTGCCCGAAGCCGGCTTGATGGGTTTCATGAACCCTCAGGAGATCAGCGGCATGCTGGGCGTTGCCACTCAGCTGTGCGACTTGTTTCTGCAAGTCAAAATCAATGGCGACATTCCGCTCCTGAAAGGCATCATGAAACAGTTGCTGGAGTGGGATGATGCCCAACCCGGCTCCGCGATTGATCATGATTTCATCGCCCAGTATTCATCTGGTGCTGAGGAATTGCTTACCGATCTGCGCGCCGCCGATTGGGATACGTTGGTCGAGCGTAGTGGTATTGACCGAGAATCGATTCGCACCGCCGCTGATTGGACGCGGTCGACGGAAAAAATCATCATCTGTTGGTGCCTAGGCATCACCCAGCACACCAATGGCACGCAGAACGTCTGCGAGCTGATGAATTTGCTGCTCCTGCGGGGTGCAATTGGCAAACCCGGCGCCGGTCCCTGCTGCGTGCGTGGGCATAGCAATGTCCAAGGCGACCGCACGATGGGCGTCTGGGAGCAACCCACCCAAGCGCTGCTCGATCAACTCCAAACCGTCTTTGACTTTGAGCCGCCGCGTCACGCAGGATTCGATTCCCAACGAACCTCCCTCGCGCTGCATCGCGGAGACATCGACGTCTTCGTTTCGCTGGGAGGTAACTTCCTCATGGCGCTCCCCGACACTCGTTTCGCTGCTGAGGGACTCGCCAAAACTCGGCTGAACGTCCGCATTGGCACCAAGCTGAACCGCGCCGATTTGGTGGCCGGTGCCCAATCACTGCTTCTCCCCTGCTTGGGTCGCACGGAAGTCGACCTTCGGCAGAGCTCTACTGCAGACGGCCAGCAGGCACAATTCACAAGCACCGAAAATTCCATGGGAGTCGTTCAGTCCTCGAGGGGCAGATTGAAACCAGCCGCAAGCGGTTTACGCAATGAAGTTGCGATCATTTGCGAAATGGCGGCGGCCGTCGTGGGCGATCGCGCCAAGAACGATTGGCGAGCCTGGGCAGACAACTACGATTTGATCCGCGACGGCATTGCCAGCACCATCGGAGGTTGCCAGGGCTACAACGAGAAAGTGCGGCAACCGGGTGGTTTTTACCTGCCCAATGCAGCCCGAGAACGGGTCTTCAACACTCCCACAGGCAAGGCCAACTTTACCGTCAACCCGGTCCCCGAAGAGACACTATTGCCCAATCAATTCGCTATGACAACCGTCCGCAGCCATGACCAATTCAACACCACCATCTACGGTAAACATGATCGCTATCGTGGAATTTTTAACGCTCGGCGCGTCGTGATGATGAATGCCGCCGACATGCAAGCGCTAGGACTGTCTGCTCGCGAAAAAATTAATGTGACCAGCCATCATCAAGGCGAAACCCGGGTCCTTCTTGATTTCCAAGCAGTCGAGTACCCCATACCGCGACGGTGTGTCGCCATGTATTACCCCGAAGCGAATCCGCTCATCCCAATGGGCAGCACCGACGCATCCAGCAATTGCCCCTCGTTCAAACACACCGCCGTCACCATCGAAAAGGCGGCGGGGAAGTAG
- the fdhD gene encoding formate dehydrogenase accessory sulfurtransferase FdhD has protein sequence MSSMSNTEPPAGIREFSVQRFRHNAMCSELDDIAIEQPLEIRIIANQSGKPHEHAISITMRTPGQDAKLAIGFLVTEGILQRQEDVVATRVCRSGSVVRVKLRAGLQLDLDRLQRHFYTSSSCGVCGKASIDAVSVQIQTPLQSGMPTIQADLLGQLPERLRTAQSLFERTGGLHASGLFETSGNLLEVEEDVGRHNALDKLIGGQWLKDAQLFPQSVLVLSGRISFELVQKALVVGIPIVIAVGAPSSLAIELAQRHGMTLVGFAKPDRFNVYNDSNRIL, from the coding sequence ATGAGTTCTATGAGCAACACTGAACCGCCCGCGGGAATTCGAGAGTTTTCGGTGCAGCGTTTTCGCCATAACGCCATGTGTAGCGAACTGGACGATATTGCGATTGAACAACCGCTCGAAATACGCATTATTGCCAACCAAAGCGGCAAGCCCCATGAGCATGCGATTTCGATCACGATGCGCACTCCAGGCCAAGATGCGAAACTGGCGATTGGTTTCTTAGTTACCGAGGGAATACTACAGCGTCAGGAGGATGTCGTAGCGACGCGTGTCTGCCGCAGCGGTTCTGTGGTTCGGGTCAAACTTCGCGCGGGACTGCAACTTGATCTAGACAGGCTACAGCGGCACTTTTATACCAGCAGTAGCTGTGGAGTCTGCGGCAAAGCGTCAATCGACGCCGTCAGCGTACAAATCCAAACTCCGCTGCAAAGCGGCATGCCCACCATCCAAGCCGATTTGTTGGGGCAGCTTCCAGAACGACTGCGAACCGCACAATCTCTTTTCGAGCGCACGGGTGGACTTCATGCGAGTGGTTTGTTTGAAACTTCAGGCAACCTGCTGGAAGTCGAAGAGGACGTTGGCCGGCACAATGCACTCGACAAACTCATTGGAGGGCAGTGGCTAAAGGACGCTCAACTTTTTCCCCAATCGGTGCTCGTCTTGAGTGGTCGGATTAGTTTCGAATTGGTGCAGAAGGCTTTGGTGGTTGGCATTCCGATCGTGATTGCTGTGGGAGCTCCCTCAAGCTTGGCAATTGAGCTAGCCCAACGCCACGGCATGACGCTAGTTGGGTTCGCCAAACCGGACCGATTCAACGTCTACAACGACTCGAATCGGATCTTGTAG
- a CDS encoding sugar phosphate isomerase/epimerase family protein translates to MMHHVSRRSFLAATAAVAAASRMASQNAWAAAPASGLQLGIQLYSLRNYDVDAALKHASDVGFKQVEFYSGMLPINASAEQLAEVKQKVADLGMTISAHGVNAFNQNEAANRKIFEFAKALGVKNISADPSPESFAQLDELVQEFDIRIAIHNHGPRHRYNRVIDVLRAIENHDERIGACADLGHFIRSGENATEVVRLLKGRLYGVHLKDFAEMQDKTEGVILGKGHLDVAGVIDALIAVDFPSDGALSLEYEENPEDPIADITQCYKIAAAAIDSANQARS, encoded by the coding sequence ATGATGCACCACGTTTCTCGCCGATCTTTTCTGGCAGCGACAGCCGCCGTCGCCGCAGCTTCTCGCATGGCTTCGCAAAATGCGTGGGCCGCTGCACCAGCCAGCGGTTTGCAATTAGGGATTCAGCTGTATTCTCTGCGGAATTATGACGTCGATGCTGCGTTAAAGCATGCTTCGGACGTTGGGTTTAAGCAGGTTGAATTCTACAGCGGGATGTTGCCCATCAATGCAAGTGCCGAGCAGTTGGCGGAAGTCAAGCAGAAGGTTGCGGATCTGGGGATGACCATTTCCGCGCACGGCGTCAATGCGTTCAATCAGAACGAAGCCGCCAATCGCAAGATTTTCGAATTTGCGAAGGCTTTGGGCGTTAAGAATATTTCAGCAGACCCTTCGCCCGAGTCGTTTGCGCAGTTAGATGAGCTCGTCCAAGAGTTCGATATCCGGATTGCAATTCACAATCATGGACCGCGCCATCGATACAATCGCGTGATCGATGTATTGCGCGCGATCGAGAATCACGACGAGCGGATTGGCGCTTGCGCTGATTTGGGACACTTCATTCGATCGGGGGAGAATGCTACCGAAGTCGTAAGGCTGCTCAAGGGACGGTTGTATGGCGTCCACTTGAAAGATTTCGCAGAGATGCAAGACAAGACCGAGGGAGTCATTCTCGGTAAGGGGCATTTGGATGTCGCGGGCGTGATCGACGCTTTAATCGCCGTCGACTTCCCCTCTGACGGCGCGTTGTCGCTTGAGTACGAAGAGAATCCCGAAGATCCGATCGCAGACATCACCCAATGTTACAAAATTGCTGCGGCAGCCATTGATAGCGCCAATCAAGCCCGCAGCTAG
- a CDS encoding putative zinc-binding metallopeptidase gives MKTSKCRCGNRIYFNNSVCVGCQSVLGRCTSCGSLASFQGEAEQLSCDRCGSVAHRCLNQSYGVCNSFNSSAGSLCHWCEFTTVIPDLSAPEAQPRWAALETAKRQLLVQLQHLGMPPFVGNLQETHPLRFEFLEDRIDSDGKVHQAFTGHEDGVVVINMVEADSVQRESLRVRLGEPQRTLIGHLRHEIGHYIDWSFASRVALKDYHDLFGDPFAVDYEQAMQNHYANGAPADWATSFVSQYATMHPWEDFAETVNVYLDIMAIASTANDQGRANFDLSPQADVGGLVREVLKIVIEASEYNFDLGLQPLLPEKLPKAVLTKLNYVHALRSKELSPEIASSHAV, from the coding sequence ATGAAGACAAGCAAATGTCGCTGCGGCAACCGCATCTATTTTAATAACAGCGTCTGCGTCGGTTGTCAGTCAGTGCTGGGAAGATGCACCTCTTGCGGCAGTTTAGCAAGCTTCCAAGGTGAGGCAGAGCAGTTAAGCTGCGATCGATGCGGATCGGTCGCCCATCGCTGTTTGAATCAATCGTATGGCGTCTGCAATTCATTCAACTCGAGCGCCGGATCGCTCTGTCACTGGTGCGAGTTCACCACCGTCATCCCAGATCTGTCCGCGCCGGAAGCACAACCTCGTTGGGCGGCTCTCGAAACGGCAAAGCGTCAATTGCTCGTACAACTTCAGCATCTGGGCATGCCTCCTTTCGTCGGCAACCTCCAGGAGACTCATCCACTACGCTTTGAATTTCTGGAGGACAGGATCGATTCCGATGGCAAAGTTCACCAAGCGTTCACAGGGCACGAGGACGGCGTGGTCGTGATCAATATGGTGGAGGCCGACAGCGTGCAACGCGAATCGCTTCGCGTGCGGCTCGGCGAACCGCAGCGAACGCTCATTGGCCATTTGAGGCACGAGATCGGGCATTACATCGACTGGAGTTTTGCAAGCCGAGTGGCATTGAAAGATTATCACGACCTCTTTGGGGATCCCTTTGCAGTTGATTATGAACAAGCAATGCAGAACCATTATGCCAACGGTGCGCCGGCCGATTGGGCAACCTCCTTTGTCAGCCAATACGCAACCATGCATCCCTGGGAGGACTTTGCGGAAACCGTCAATGTTTATCTCGACATCATGGCGATTGCATCGACCGCCAACGATCAGGGACGTGCGAACTTTGACCTTTCTCCCCAAGCGGATGTCGGGGGTTTGGTCCGCGAAGTCCTCAAGATCGTAATCGAAGCTAGCGAATACAATTTCGACCTGGGACTCCAACCGCTGTTACCCGAGAAACTTCCCAAAGCAGTGCTCACCAAACTGAACTACGTGCATGCATTGCGAAGTAAGGAACTGAGTCCCGAAATAGCCTCTTCACACGCCGTTTGA